One genomic segment of Helicobacter enhydrae includes these proteins:
- the argC gene encoding N-acetyl-gamma-glutamyl-phosphate reductase, which yields MKKIPVGIIGVGGYTGLELLKLLLTHPYFEVVFLGNTQGQSKASHLYPSLLNVLEQEVQISEASDIASKCELVFLALPHKSAMEFAQKLLEFQVRVIDLSADYRLSLENYERSYTQHLDPKNLSHAIYGLPEYNEDLIKNATLIANPGCYPTATLLALLPFAPYLAEQSVFVDAKSGVSGAGKTPTPNTHYCTINENLFAYSPLQHRHQIEMEEKLSFFGQRKLNIHFVPHLCPVTRGMLVSIYARLHQEIDPLEVLQTHYAHKPFVRIRTQPVEIKNVSGTHFCDIFAKRSGLDLWINSGIDNLLRGASSQAIYNANLMFNLPHDCGIPKIAYVP from the coding sequence ATGAAAAAAATTCCTGTCGGCATTATTGGCGTTGGAGGCTACACGGGATTGGAACTCCTCAAGCTTTTGCTCACACATCCTTACTTTGAGGTTGTTTTTTTGGGAAACACTCAAGGGCAAAGCAAAGCAAGCCATCTTTATCCATCATTACTCAATGTCTTGGAGCAAGAGGTGCAAATCAGTGAGGCTTCAGACATCGCAAGTAAATGCGAGCTTGTTTTCCTTGCTTTGCCCCACAAAAGTGCAATGGAGTTTGCACAAAAACTCCTTGAGTTTCAAGTCAGGGTGATCGATCTCTCAGCAGACTATCGCCTCAGTCTAGAAAATTACGAGCGTTCATACACGCAACATCTAGATCCCAAAAACCTATCTCACGCCATTTATGGTCTCCCAGAATACAATGAGGATTTGATCAAAAATGCCACGCTCATCGCCAATCCCGGATGCTACCCCACAGCAACACTTCTAGCCCTATTGCCATTTGCACCATATCTTGCAGAGCAAAGTGTTTTTGTAGATGCAAAAAGTGGAGTGAGTGGGGCAGGGAAAACACCCACTCCAAACACGCATTATTGCACCATCAATGAAAATTTGTTTGCCTACTCTCCATTGCAACATCGCCATCAAATCGAAATGGAAGAAAAGCTTTCTTTTTTTGGGCAACGCAAACTCAACATTCATTTTGTGCCACATTTATGTCCAGTCACAAGAGGAATGCTTGTCAGCATTTATGCACGCCTGCATCAAGAAATCGATCCGCTTGAAGTTTTGCAAACCCATTATGCTCATAAGCCATTTGTGAGAATCCGCACACAGCCTGTCGAGATCAAAAATGTATCAGGCACACACTTTTGCGATATTTTTGCCAAACGCTCTGGTTTGGATTTGTGGATCAATAGTGGGATTGATAATTTGTTGCGTGGAGCAAGTTCCCAAGCGATCTATAATGCCAATTTGATGTTTAACCTTCCACACGATTGCGGAATCCCAAAGATTGCTTATGTGCCTTGA
- the glmU gene encoding bifunctional UDP-N-acetylglucosamine diphosphorylase/glucosamine-1-phosphate N-acetyltransferase GlmU, with amino-acid sequence MKPSIIILAGGSGSRMCSTTPKVLHKICGKELLFFSIQNALQLSDDIHIVLYHQKELIREYCQRTFAAHIDSQIHFHIQDYQNYPGTGGAILQNQKLLHTKYPYLLILNADMPLITPHSLQQFLHPSPITLGVIRSHNPHGYGRIILQDNKVSAIVEEKDATQQIKEIKTINSGVYLFSREILEQYLPLLNNHNAQKEYYLPDIIKLAAKDGIEISPIIVEETEFGGINTKAQLTQAQEILLAQLRHQAMLKGVTMHLPHSIYLDYDVQFEGECEIEQGVQLLGRTTIKHSHILAHSSIQNSTIVQSSIGPFARIRPDCHITDSHIGNFVEVKNSKLTAVKAGHLSYLGDCVIGEGSNIGAGVITCNYDGKKKHQTNIGKNVFVGSDCQLIAPVTIADHTLIAAGSTVSKDSQSGDLVIARNPQKNIKDGFFAFFKSKKEQQ; translated from the coding sequence ATGAAACCCTCCATCATTATTCTTGCCGGTGGCAGTGGGAGCAGAATGTGCTCCACCACACCAAAAGTATTACACAAAATCTGTGGCAAAGAATTATTGTTTTTTTCAATCCAAAACGCATTGCAACTCAGCGATGACATTCATATCGTTTTGTATCACCAAAAAGAACTGATACGAGAATATTGCCAACGCACTTTTGCCGCACACATCGACAGCCAAATCCACTTCCACATCCAAGATTATCAAAACTATCCCGGAACGGGCGGTGCGATTTTGCAAAACCAAAAATTGCTCCACACAAAATATCCATATCTATTGATTCTCAATGCAGATATGCCTCTCATCACCCCGCATTCATTGCAACAATTCCTCCATCCATCACCCATCACACTTGGCGTGATTCGATCCCACAACCCTCACGGCTATGGTCGCATCATCCTCCAAGACAACAAAGTCAGTGCTATTGTCGAAGAAAAAGACGCCACCCAACAAATCAAAGAAATCAAAACCATCAATTCAGGGGTTTATCTCTTCAGTCGAGAGATTCTTGAGCAATACCTCCCGCTTCTCAACAACCACAACGCCCAAAAAGAATACTATTTGCCAGACATCATCAAACTAGCCGCCAAAGACGGGATTGAAATATCGCCAATCATCGTAGAAGAAACAGAGTTTGGTGGGATCAACACAAAAGCACAGCTCACACAGGCTCAAGAAATTTTGTTGGCTCAATTACGCCATCAGGCAATGCTTAAAGGCGTGACAATGCATTTGCCCCATAGCATTTATCTTGATTATGATGTGCAGTTTGAAGGAGAGTGTGAGATCGAGCAGGGAGTGCAATTGCTAGGTCGCACCACGATCAAGCATTCTCATATTTTGGCTCATAGCTCCATCCAAAACAGCACAATCGTGCAAAGCAGCATTGGACCATTTGCGCGCATTCGTCCAGATTGCCATATCACAGATTCTCATATTGGCAATTTTGTAGAAGTCAAAAACTCCAAACTCACCGCAGTCAAGGCTGGGCATCTGAGTTATTTGGGGGATTGTGTGATTGGGGAGGGGAGCAATATCGGAGCAGGCGTGATCACTTGCAATTATGATGGCAAGAAAAAACATCAAACCAACATTGGGAAAAATGTTTTTGTCGGCTCTGATTGCCAACTCATCGCCCCTGTAACCATTGCCGATCATACACTGATCGCTGCAGGAAGCACTGTGAGCAAAGATTCTCAAAGTGGGGATTTGGTGATTGCAAGGAATCCCCAAAAAAATATCAAAGATGGCTTTTTTGCCTTTTTCAAATCCAAAAAGGAACAACAATGA
- the ccsA gene encoding cytochrome c biogenesis protein CcsA produces MKFLKLCFASMWAAIPLVMVYITACAVATFIENDYGTPTARALIYNTWWFDFLHLYLLVVLIGVFLVSKPWKRRKYASILFHSAFIFIILGAGITRYYGIEGSMHLREGMATDFFSSSDSYLNINAQKQGQTEQISLLANLVNGQTLETQATLFHQPLKLQVLSVTKRSLDKKDPSAILKLRLQYENTQSELELIGGIGIQGRLQSLLIGDTTFEISWGTKPIVLPFAIALTRFTLDRYPGSHSPSSYASDVLVLDKTSTGTQTHIMPNASSFPFRIFMNNVLDYGGYRFYQSSYDQDEKGSILSVNKDPGKNFTYLGYFLLILGGIALIFSPNGRFRQLANFLQKQQITILLYALMFLVPQTSLNAQETQEQYSTKEILQNIQSRSQGFAQAFDSVLVQDFGGRIKPISTLATDAIHKITKTNNYKNFSNTQLLIGMMMFPHQFQQFKMIKISNPKLKNILGIPSDERYISFDNLFKDGTYVLQNYVEEANRKKPSMRDMFDKEVLNIDERANVAFSIYSGEILRIFPDTMGSNTWRQPIQAIESAVQNGNTQEARKIATILQKYAQGFGKGVFQNQWNEALEAIAEIKNYQKEYGSDLMISDTKIQYEIFLNEFNFFHHLTLPFILLGLILFGTTIVYILRDRSIPPKLTLFFYSALIILTSITTLALILRWYISNHAPWSNAYESMLYISWASAMSAILFFRKSNLAISAASFMSGISLFVADLGFMDPQIGNLVPVLKSYWLNIHVSIITASYGFLGLCFILGCITLLLFILRSKRYKNIENTILSLHAINEMAMIAGLLLLTIGNFLGGVWANESWGRYWGWDPKETWALISIGVYGIILHLRFLGFKNMPFVFASSSVVGFLSVLMTYFGVNYYLSGMHSYAAGDPIPIPTFVYFFLAGITLLVFLASFKRQLQFPKLP; encoded by the coding sequence ATGAAATTTCTGAAACTATGTTTTGCGTCAATGTGGGCTGCAATCCCACTTGTTATGGTCTATATCACGGCTTGTGCTGTTGCGACTTTCATCGAAAACGATTATGGCACTCCGACGGCAAGAGCACTGATCTACAACACTTGGTGGTTTGATTTTTTACATCTTTATCTACTTGTTGTTCTCATAGGAGTGTTTTTGGTCTCCAAACCTTGGAAGCGTCGCAAATACGCGAGTATTCTCTTCCATTCAGCTTTTATTTTTATCATTCTTGGTGCAGGGATCACAAGATATTATGGCATTGAAGGAAGTATGCACCTTCGCGAAGGTATGGCGACAGATTTTTTCAGTTCAAGTGATTCCTATCTCAATATCAATGCACAAAAGCAAGGGCAAACAGAGCAAATCTCCCTTCTCGCCAATTTGGTCAATGGGCAAACACTTGAAACCCAAGCAACACTCTTCCACCAACCACTCAAACTTCAAGTTTTGAGCGTCACCAAAAGAAGTCTTGACAAAAAAGATCCGAGTGCCATCCTCAAACTTCGACTTCAATATGAAAACACACAGAGTGAATTAGAGCTCATCGGAGGGATCGGGATACAAGGACGGCTCCAAAGCCTATTGATCGGAGATACGACATTTGAAATCTCTTGGGGAACCAAACCCATCGTTCTTCCATTTGCAATCGCTCTTACGCGTTTTACCCTAGATCGCTACCCTGGATCACATAGCCCATCTTCATACGCATCAGATGTTTTGGTGCTTGACAAAACAAGCACAGGCACACAAACGCACATTATGCCAAACGCCTCATCTTTTCCTTTCCGTATCTTTATGAACAATGTCTTGGACTATGGAGGCTATCGCTTTTATCAATCCTCTTATGATCAAGATGAAAAGGGGAGTATTTTGTCTGTCAATAAAGATCCCGGCAAAAATTTCACATACTTGGGATATTTTTTGTTGATTCTTGGAGGTATTGCTTTGATTTTTAGTCCAAATGGTCGCTTCAGACAACTTGCAAACTTCTTGCAAAAACAACAGATCACAATCTTGCTCTACGCACTGATGTTCTTAGTGCCACAAACTAGTCTCAATGCACAAGAAACACAAGAGCAATACAGCACAAAAGAGATTTTGCAAAACATTCAAAGTCGTTCTCAAGGCTTTGCTCAAGCCTTTGATTCTGTTCTTGTGCAAGACTTTGGAGGACGCATCAAACCCATCAGCACCCTCGCAACAGACGCGATCCACAAAATCACCAAAACCAATAACTACAAAAACTTCAGCAACACCCAGCTCTTGATCGGGATGATGATGTTCCCTCACCAATTCCAGCAATTCAAAATGATCAAAATCTCAAACCCAAAACTCAAAAACATTTTAGGGATCCCATCTGATGAACGCTATATTTCTTTTGACAACTTGTTCAAAGATGGCACCTATGTTCTCCAAAACTATGTCGAGGAAGCCAATCGCAAAAAACCCTCAATGCGTGATATGTTTGACAAAGAAGTCTTAAACATTGACGAACGTGCTAATGTCGCTTTTTCAATCTATAGCGGAGAGATTCTAAGAATCTTCCCTGATACGATGGGTTCAAACACTTGGAGACAACCCATTCAAGCCATAGAATCTGCAGTGCAAAATGGCAACACACAAGAAGCACGCAAAATCGCCACAATCCTCCAAAAATATGCTCAAGGTTTTGGCAAAGGCGTCTTCCAAAATCAATGGAATGAAGCACTTGAGGCTATTGCAGAGATCAAAAATTACCAAAAAGAATATGGATCAGATTTGATGATCAGCGATACCAAAATTCAATATGAGATCTTCCTCAATGAGTTCAATTTCTTTCATCACCTCACCCTTCCATTCATCCTCTTGGGACTGATACTTTTTGGGACAACGATTGTTTATATCTTGCGTGATCGAAGCATCCCCCCCAAACTCACGCTCTTTTTTTATAGCGCACTCATTATTTTGACCTCTATCACCACGCTAGCTTTGATCCTGCGTTGGTATATCAGCAACCACGCACCTTGGAGCAATGCCTATGAGTCGATGCTCTATATTTCTTGGGCGTCTGCTATGAGTGCAATTTTGTTTTTTAGAAAATCAAATCTGGCGATTTCGGCTGCATCATTTATGTCAGGGATCAGCCTGTTTGTCGCAGATCTTGGTTTTATGGATCCACAGATTGGTAACCTTGTGCCTGTGCTCAAATCTTACTGGCTCAATATCCATGTGTCCATCATCACAGCAAGTTATGGTTTCCTAGGGCTTTGTTTCATTCTTGGGTGTATCACGCTTTTGTTATTTATTTTGCGCTCAAAACGCTACAAAAACATAGAAAACACGATCTTGTCCTTACACGCTATCAATGAAATGGCGATGATTGCAGGTTTGTTGTTGCTCACTATTGGGAATTTCCTTGGGGGAGTTTGGGCAAACGAATCTTGGGGACGCTATTGGGGGTGGGATCCAAAAGAGACTTGGGCTCTTATCTCCATAGGAGTGTATGGCATTATTCTACATTTGCGTTTTTTGGGATTCAAAAATATGCCTTTTGTTTTTGCAAGCTCGAGCGTTGTGGGCTTTTTGTCCGTTCTTATGACTTATTTTGGTGTGAATTATTATTTATCAGGGATGCATTCCTATGCAGCGGGTGATCCGATTCCGATTCCGACTTTTGTCTATTTCTTTTTGGCTGGTATCACTCTGCTCGTTTTCCTTGCCTCTTTCAAACGCCAACTTCAATTTCCCAAACTGCCCTAA
- a CDS encoding thioredoxin fold domain-containing protein, with the protein MTKQISLIFLCILVLLGCKDDKIDNNAFSSGSKISQAELEKSQNLDQLSYAGLEHLFGDTSKISSDGKFVMLIFGKNNCQWCDYLKDDIKENMKIQEILQKDFKSYYINFSYSKTHTFDFNGQISEIDTAGLVRKYQILVTPTTIFLDSSGKTILTYPGYLTPSQMRVTLQFVSNGQYKNAVNSNAAFQELSKKLKEAQ; encoded by the coding sequence ATGACTAAACAAATCAGTCTTATTTTTTTGTGCATTCTAGTATTGCTGGGTTGCAAAGATGACAAAATCGACAACAATGCTTTTTCCTCTGGTTCAAAAATCTCACAAGCAGAATTAGAAAAAAGTCAAAATCTCGATCAACTCTCTTATGCAGGATTGGAACATCTCTTTGGAGATACTAGCAAAATCTCTTCTGATGGCAAATTTGTGATGCTTATTTTTGGCAAGAATAATTGTCAATGGTGTGATTACCTCAAAGATGATATTAAAGAAAATATGAAAATTCAGGAAATATTGCAGAAAGATTTTAAATCCTACTATATCAATTTCAGCTATAGCAAAACGCATACTTTTGATTTCAATGGACAGATTTCAGAGATTGATACTGCTGGTTTGGTGCGTAAATATCAAATACTAGTTACGCCCACAACAATCTTTTTGGATTCTTCTGGAAAAACTATTTTAACTTATCCTGGCTATTTAACACCATCACAAATGCGTGTCACTCTGCAATTTGTTTCAAATGGTCAATACAAAAATGCAGTCAATAGCAACGCAGCCTTTCAAGAATTATCCAAAAAACTAAAGGAAGCACAATGA
- the hemH gene encoding ferrochelatase: MKKAVVLLNMGGASNLFEVEIFLKNLFSDPHILQIKNNFLRKIVGNFIANKRLVEAKKNYQAIGGGSPIARHTFALTQKLKSLDTNTFYTYAMRYTPPYSSMVIDELISQEITSVTLFSMYPQYSTTTTLSSLQDFQTQCQQKQYTPTIQIIDRYYKHPLFIQAITQQILHTLSDKNPQDYTLLLSAHGLPQSIIDAGDPYQHECEQTCQALQNHLALQGIVFKEIKLSYQSKMGPMKWLEPSTKNTIKKLKNQNVIIYPLTFTIDNSETLYELAIELRQIFAQSGGNDFLLCPCFNDNDLFAKLIINLTQGGQHD, translated from the coding sequence ATCAAAAAAGCTGTTGTGTTGCTCAATATGGGTGGAGCAAGTAATCTTTTCGAAGTGGAAATATTTTTAAAAAACCTATTTTCAGATCCACATATTTTGCAAATCAAAAACAATTTCCTTAGAAAAATCGTAGGCAACTTCATTGCCAACAAAAGATTAGTAGAAGCCAAAAAGAACTATCAAGCCATTGGCGGCGGATCACCAATAGCACGGCACACTTTTGCACTCACCCAAAAACTCAAATCTCTAGATACAAATACCTTCTACACTTACGCAATGCGTTATACGCCCCCTTATTCAAGTATGGTGATCGATGAGCTCATCTCTCAAGAAATCACTTCAGTCACACTCTTTAGTATGTATCCACAATACTCCACTACCACCACACTCTCCTCACTTCAAGATTTTCAAACCCAATGCCAACAAAAACAATACACCCCAACAATCCAAATCATCGATCGCTATTACAAACACCCTCTATTCATCCAAGCAATCACCCAACAGATCCTCCACACACTCTCAGACAAAAATCCACAGGACTACACCTTGCTCCTATCAGCCCACGGGCTACCACAATCTATCATTGACGCAGGAGATCCTTACCAACACGAATGTGAGCAGACTTGCCAAGCACTGCAAAATCACCTCGCACTTCAAGGCATTGTTTTCAAAGAAATCAAACTCTCCTACCAATCCAAAATGGGACCTATGAAGTGGCTAGAACCCTCCACAAAAAACACAATCAAAAAACTCAAAAATCAAAATGTGATCATCTATCCACTTACCTTCACCATCGATAACTCAGAGACACTTTATGAATTAGCGATAGAATTGCGTCAGATTTTTGCTCAAAGTGGAGGCAATGACTTTTTGCTCTGTCCGTGTTTCAACGACAATGATCTGTTTGCAAAGCTGATTATCAATCTCACACAAGGAGGACAACATGACTAA
- a CDS encoding adenosylmethionine--8-amino-7-oxononanoate transaminase, protein MLNNLSAQIQDLNYIWHPCTQHKDHEQLPPIPIASGKGVYLYDFNQKAYIDCISSWWVNLFGHSHPYINAKLAEQAQELEHTLLAGFSHKGIISYSKRLIELLGQGFDKCFYADNGSSAVEVALKMSFHRHQILNNQRPIFLTLENSYHGETIGALSLSNIPLYQQIYKPLLLQSLNTPIPSQMTSTQEALEKLENILKEKGHQICAFILEPLIQCAGGMHFYPKEYLQQACKLCKQYGIDIIFDEIAVGFGRTGTMFAFEQCNITPDFLCLSKGITAGYLPLSVVVTNNEVFQNFYAPYEEYKAFLHSHSYTGNALAIACANATLDIFESEQILQNNAKKHLFITELFGQLQCFACVSNFRSLGMVFAFELDLDIPRAGFVFYSLALQHGLILRPLGNTIYFMPPYIITQEEIIQVYEGICSVLSILENKQKGYI, encoded by the coding sequence ATGCTCAACAATCTCTCTGCACAGATTCAAGATTTGAACTACATTTGGCACCCCTGCACACAGCACAAAGATCACGAACAGCTCCCTCCTATCCCAATCGCAAGTGGCAAAGGGGTCTATCTGTATGACTTCAACCAAAAAGCCTATATTGACTGCATCAGTAGTTGGTGGGTCAATCTATTTGGACATTCTCACCCATACATCAATGCCAAACTTGCAGAACAAGCTCAAGAGCTTGAACACACGCTTCTAGCAGGATTTTCACACAAAGGGATCATCTCTTATTCCAAACGCCTCATTGAGCTTCTAGGGCAAGGATTTGACAAATGCTTTTATGCAGATAATGGCTCAAGTGCAGTAGAAGTGGCTCTAAAAATGAGCTTCCATCGACATCAAATCCTAAACAATCAACGCCCTATTTTCCTCACACTTGAAAACTCCTATCACGGAGAAACGATTGGGGCATTGAGTCTTAGCAATATCCCTTTGTATCAGCAGATCTACAAACCGCTCTTGCTCCAATCCCTCAACACGCCCATCCCATCGCAGATGACAAGCACACAAGAGGCTCTTGAAAAGCTTGAAAATATTCTAAAAGAAAAAGGACATCAGATCTGTGCCTTTATCCTTGAGCCACTCATTCAGTGTGCAGGAGGAATGCACTTCTATCCCAAAGAATACTTACAACAAGCTTGCAAGCTCTGCAAACAATATGGGATTGATATTATTTTTGATGAAATTGCTGTAGGGTTTGGACGCACTGGCACAATGTTTGCCTTTGAGCAATGCAACATCACTCCTGATTTTTTATGCCTTAGCAAAGGCATCACCGCGGGTTATTTGCCTCTATCTGTTGTTGTGACCAACAATGAAGTCTTCCAAAACTTTTATGCCCCCTATGAAGAATACAAAGCTTTTTTGCACTCACATAGCTACACAGGAAACGCCCTTGCTATCGCTTGTGCAAATGCCACACTTGATATTTTCGAATCTGAACAAATCTTGCAGAACAATGCCAAAAAACATTTGTTCATCACAGAGCTTTTTGGACAATTGCAATGCTTTGCGTGTGTCTCCAATTTCCGCTCTTTGGGGATGGTTTTTGCGTTTGAGCTTGATTTGGACATACCGCGTGCAGGATTTGTGTTTTATTCTCTAGCACTTCAGCACGGATTGATTTTGAGACCTTTGGGCAACACCATTTATTTTATGCCCCCCTACATCATCACGCAAGAGGAAATTATCCAAGTCTATGAGGGCATTTGCTCTGTGTTGTCAATTTTGGAAAATAAACAAAAGGGTTATATTTAG
- a CDS encoding peptidylprolyl isomerase, which translates to MIDWMQRHKKWLIVVIWVSTISLIAAGLVGWGAYNFSSSNDIVAKVGKIQITRAQFQRAYQQIYAQYNIDGNLDTQKANDLGLPQRALEDLISRALLQNFALDLGIRVSKKEVEEEIAKMQVFQQIGHFDFALYQSVLEQNHIKPAEFEQEVRDSILSSKIMAVLPLNDGIGLTSLEKDALNFPFEIADQIEFKVISQSSFKLQPNNEEIRQFWEKTKDQYQSPAEYKIEYLLIKNADQKPQESELKNLYEERKSLFINDDGSLKTYQQVKGELVEEQKALLAEEKALREYVIFKKETGKYGKQEVLVEGDKRFGVEIFDTIQQLNSGQTAKPVEVKDGFLVIKMLDKQPRKIKAFEDVKIEVIENLKKELSTQKMIEKSHQLLQEGFNGVKTGFLTALDFAKLPFGENDSKKFLNHLFVTPKKQDYVLLEDKSIVYKILEQKLVDKKQVDPKILVGNEQAFGFYKRQLIAEELYKYLQNKYKITKYYTGN; encoded by the coding sequence ATGATTGATTGGATGCAAAGGCACAAAAAATGGCTCATTGTAGTGATTTGGGTTAGCACAATTTCTCTTATTGCCGCAGGGCTTGTAGGTTGGGGGGCATATAACTTCTCTTCATCAAATGACATCGTGGCAAAAGTAGGGAAGATCCAAATCACACGTGCACAATTCCAAAGGGCATATCAGCAGATTTATGCACAATACAACATAGACGGCAATCTAGACACCCAAAAGGCAAATGATCTTGGTTTGCCACAGAGGGCTTTGGAAGACTTGATCAGTCGTGCATTGTTGCAAAATTTTGCTTTGGATTTGGGGATTAGGGTGAGCAAAAAAGAAGTCGAAGAAGAGATTGCTAAAATGCAAGTGTTTCAGCAGATTGGGCATTTTGATTTTGCGTTGTATCAGAGTGTTTTGGAGCAGAATCACATCAAACCGGCGGAGTTTGAGCAAGAGGTCAGAGATAGCATTTTGTCAAGCAAAATAATGGCAGTGCTACCTTTGAATGATGGGATTGGATTGACTTCACTTGAAAAAGATGCTTTGAATTTCCCTTTTGAGATCGCAGATCAAATAGAATTCAAAGTCATTTCTCAAAGCAGTTTCAAACTCCAGCCAAACAACGAGGAGATCCGGCAATTTTGGGAAAAAACCAAAGATCAATACCAATCTCCTGCAGAATACAAAATCGAATATTTGTTGATTAAAAATGCAGATCAAAAGCCTCAAGAAAGCGAGTTGAAAAATCTTTATGAGGAACGCAAGAGTCTTTTTATCAATGATGATGGCAGTCTCAAAACTTATCAGCAAGTGAAGGGCGAGTTGGTGGAGGAGCAAAAGGCATTGTTGGCTGAAGAAAAGGCATTGAGAGAATATGTGATTTTCAAAAAAGAAACGGGAAAATATGGGAAGCAGGAGGTTTTGGTCGAGGGTGACAAACGATTTGGCGTTGAAATTTTTGACACGATACAGCAACTAAATTCAGGACAAACTGCAAAGCCCGTAGAAGTAAAAGATGGATTTTTGGTGATCAAGATGCTCGATAAACAACCAAGGAAAATCAAAGCATTTGAAGATGTCAAAATAGAAGTGATTGAAAATCTCAAAAAAGAGCTTAGCACTCAAAAAATGATAGAAAAATCTCATCAGTTGCTTCAAGAGGGCTTCAATGGGGTGAAAACAGGATTTTTGACTGCATTGGATTTTGCCAAACTTCCATTTGGGGAGAATGATTCCAAAAAATTTCTCAATCATCTATTTGTGACGCCCAAAAAGCAGGACTATGTGTTGCTTGAGGATAAAAGCATCGTGTATAAAATCCTTGAGCAAAAACTGGTTGATAAAAAGCAAGTTGATCCAAAAATACTTGTTGGCAATGAACAGGCATTTGGATTTTATAAGAGACAATTGATCGCAGAAGAATTGTATAAATATCTACAAAATAAGTATAAAATAACAAAATATTATACAGGTAATTAA